A genomic window from Haliaeetus albicilla chromosome 10, bHalAlb1.1, whole genome shotgun sequence includes:
- the CLTCL1 gene encoding clathrin heavy chain 2 isoform X1 gives MAQILPIRFQEHFQLQNLGINPANIGFSTLTMESDKFICIREKVGEQAQVVIIDMSDPTTPIRRPISAESAIMNPASKVIALKAGKTLQIFNIEMKSKMKAHTMAEEVIFWKWISVNTVALVTETAVYHWSMEGESQPQKMFDRHASLAGCQIINYRTDEHQKWLLLIGISAQQNRVVGAMQLYSVDRKVSQPIEGHAAAFAEFKIEGNAKPSTLFCFAVRSPAGGKLHIIEVGQPATGNQPFVKKAVDVFFPPEAQTDFPVAMQIGIKHGVIYLITKYGYIHMYDLESGVCIYMNRISADTIFVTAPHEPTSGIIGVNKKGQVLSVCVEEDNIVNYATNVLQNPDLGLRMAIRSNLAGAEELFARKFNTLFAQGSYADAAKVAASAPKGILRTSDTIRKFQSVPAQPGQASPLLQYFGILLDQGQLNKFESLELCRPVLQQGRKQLLEKWLKEDKLECSEELGDLVKTADPTLALSVYLRANVPNKVIQCFAETGQFQKIVLYAKKVGYTPDWIFLLRSVMRVSPEQGLQFSQMLVQDEEPLANINQIVDVFMENSLIQQCTSFLLDALKNNRPAEGHLQTRLLEMNLIHAPQVADAILGNQMFTHYDRAHIAQLCEKAGLLQRALEHYTDLYDIKRAVVHTHLLNPEWLVNFFGSLSVEDSVECLRAMLSANIRQNLQLCVQVASKYHEQLGTQSLVELFESFKSYEGLFYFLGSIVNFSQDPDVHFKYIQAACKTGQIKEVERICRESNCYNPERVKNFLKEAKLTDQLPLIIVCDRFDFVHDLVLYLYRNNLQKYIEIYVQKVNPSRIPAVVGGLLDVDCSEDVIKNLIMVVRGQFSTDELVAEVEKRNRLKLLLPWLESRIHEGCEEPATHNALAKIYIDSNNNPERFLRENPYYDSRVVGKYCEKRDPHLACVAYERGQCDLELIKVCNENSLFKSEARYLVRRKDPELWANVLEENNPFRRQLIDQVVQTALSETQDPEEVSVTVKAFMTADLPNELIELLEKIVLDNSVFSEHRNLQNLLILTAIKADRTRVMEYINRLDNYDAPDIANIAISNELYEEAFAIFRKFDVNTSAIQVLIEHIGNLDRAYEFAERCNEPAVWSQLARAQLQKDLVKEAIDSYIKADDPSAYMEVVQAANRNDNWEDLVKFLQMARKKARESYVETELIFALAKTNRLSELEEFISGPNNAHIQQVGDRCYEEGMYEAAKLLYNNVSNFARLASTLVHLGEYQAAVDSGRKANSTRTWKEVCFACVDGKEFRLAQICGLHIVIHADELEELISYYQDRGYFEELIALLEAALGLERAHMGMFTELAILYSKFKPQKMREHLELFWSRVNIPKVLRAAEQAHLWAELVFLYDKYEEYDNAIITMMNHPTDAWKEGQFKDIIAKVANVELYYKALQFYLDYKPLLINDLLLVLSPRLDHTRTVNFFSKVNQLLLVKPYLRSVQNHNNKGVNEALNNLLTEEEDYQGLRASIDAYDNFDNITLAQRLEKHELIEFRRIAAYLYKGNNRWKQSVELCKKDRLYKDAMQYAAESKDAELAEKLLQWFLEEGKQECFAACLFTCYDLLHPDVVLELAWRHNIMDFAMPYFIQVMREYLTKVDGLFYKVDKLDASESLRKEEEQVTEPTPIVFGQQLMLTAGPSAVPPQANFPYGYTAPGFTQPPVYGFNM, from the exons CTGGGAAAACACTTCAGATCTTTAACATTGAgatgaaaagtaaaatgaaagccCACACGATGGCAGAGGAAGTGATCTTCTGGAAATGGATATCTGTGAATACAGTTGCCTTGGTGACAGAGACAGCAGTCTACCACTGGAGCATGGAGGGAGAATCGCAACCCCAAAAGATGTTTGACAGGCATGCTAGTCTTGCGGGCTGCCAAATCATCAATTACAGAACAGATGAACACCAAAAATGGCTGCTGCTGATAGGAATTTCAGCACAG caAAATCGTGTGGTTGGTGCAATGCAGCTGTACTCAGTTGATAGAAAAGTCTCCCAACCTATAGAGGGCCATGCAGCAGCTTTTGCAGAATTCAAAATAGAGGGAAATGCCAAACCTTCTACcctcttctgttttgctgtgaGGAGTCCTGCAGGGGGCAAG CTACACATAATTGAAGTAGGTCAGCCAGCTACTGGAAATCAGCCATTTGTTAAGAAAGCTGTTGATGTGTTTTTCCCACCTGAGGCACAGACAGACTTTCCTGTGGCAATGCAG ATTGGAATTAAGCATGGTGTTATCTACCTGATCACAAAGTATGGATATATTCACATGTATGACTTGGAGTCTGGAGTGTGCATCTACATGAACCGTATTAGTGCTGATACTATCTTTGTCACAGCTCCTCATGAACCTACCTCAGGCATTATTGGTGTGAATAAAAAAGGACAG GTGCTTTCTGTATGTGTTGAGGAAGACAACATAGTGAACTATGCTACGAATGTTCTCCAGAATCCTGACTTGGGCCTGCGTATGGCTATACGTAGTAATCTAGCTGGGGCAGAGGAATTATTTGCTAGAAAGTTCAACACACTGTTTGCTCAAGGAAGCTATGCAGATGCTGCTAAAGTAGCTGCATCTGCACCAAAG GGAATTCTACGTACCAGTGATACAATCAGAAAGTTCCAGAGTGTACCAGCTCAGCCTGGGCAGGcctctcccctgctccagtaCTTTGGAATATTGCTTGACCAGGGACAGCTGAACAAGTTTGAGTCTCTGGAGCTCTGTCGCCCTGTCCTACAGCAGGGCCGCAAGCAGCTTCTGGAAAAGTGGCTGAAGGAAGACAAG CTGGAGTGCTCAGAGGAGCTGGGAGACTTGGTGAAGACAGCTGACCCAACCCTTGCACTCAGTGTCTATCTTCGTGCTAATGTGCCAAACAAAGTGAttcagtgctttgctgaaacCGGTCAATTCCAGAAAATAGTGCTGTATGCTAAAAAG GTTGGCTATACCCCAGACTGGATCTTCTTACTGAGAAGTGTGATGAGAGTCAGTCCAGAGCAAGGCCTGCAGTTCTCTCAGATGCTGGTACAGGATGAGGAGCCACTGGCTAACATTAACCAG ATTGTGGATGTGTTCATGGAGAACAGTCTTATTCAGCAGTGCACGTCCTTTCTGCTGGATGCCCTGAAAAATAACCGCCCTGCAGAAGGCCACCTTCAGACTCGTCTCCTGGAAATGAATTTGATTCATGCCCCGCAG GTTGCAGATGCCATTCTTGGAAACCAAATGTTTACACACTATGATCGTGCTCATATTGCCCAGTTGTGTGAGAAGGCAGGCTTGCTCCAGCGAGCTTTGGAACACTACACGGATCTCTATGATATTAAACGTGCTGTTGTTCATACTCACCTCTTGAATCCTGAG TGGCTTGTGAACTTCTTTGGCTCTCTCTCAGTTGAAGACTCTGTGGAGTGTTTGCGTGCCATGCTGTCAGCCAACATTAGGCAAAACCTACAACTCTGTGTACAAGTTGCTTCTAAATACCATGAGCAGCTTGGTACCCAGTCTCTTGTGGAGCTTTTTGAATCTTTCAAAAGCTATGAAG GACTGTTCTATTTCTTGGGTTCCATTGTAAACTTCAGCCAGGATCCAGATGTTCACTTCAAGTACATCCAGGCAGCTTGCAAGACTGGTCAGATAAAGGAAGTGGAAAGAATCTGCCGTGAAAGTAACTGCTATAACCCAGAACGGGTGAAGAACTTTCTGAAG GAGGCAAAGCTCACTGACCAGCTTCCTCTGATCATTGTCTGTGATCGATTTGACTTTGTTCATGACCTGGTGCTCTACTTATATCGCAATAATCTGCAGAAGTATATAGAGATCTATGTACAGAAG GTGAATCCTAGCCGTATACCAGCGGTGGTTGGAGGGCTTCTTGATGTGGATTGTTCTGAAGATGTCATTAAGAACTTGATCATGGTGGTTAGAGGCCAGTTCTCAACAGATGAGCTGGTGgctgaagtggaaaaaagaaatcg GCTTAAGTTGCTGTTGCCGTGGCTTGAATCAAGGATTCATGAAGGCTGTGAAGAACCTGCGACTCATAATGCCTTGGCCAAAATCTACATtgacagtaataataatccAGAGCGGTTCCTTCGTGAGAATCCTTACTATGACAGCCGGGTAGTTGGCAAATACTGTGAAAAGAGGGACCCTCATCTGGCCTGTGTTGCTTATGAGAGGGGGCAGTGTGATCTGGAACTCATAAAG GTCTGCAATGAGAACTCACTGTTTAAGAGTGAGGCTCGCTATCTGGTGCGCAGGAAGGACCCTGAGCTCTGGGCAAAtgttctggaagaaaacaaCCCGTTCAGGCGGCAGCTTATTGACCAG GTTGTCCAAACAGCTTTATCAGAGACACAGGATCCAGAGGAAGTTTCTGTAACTGTTAAAGCTTTCATGACGGCTGACCTGCCTAATGAATTGATTGAGTTATTGGAAAAAATTGTCTTGGATAATTCTGTATTCAGTGAACACAG GAATCTCCAGAATCTGCTGATCCTGACTGCCATTAAGGCTGACCGCACTCGTGTGATGGAATACATCAATCGACTGGATAACTATGATGCCCCAGATATCGCAAACATTGCCATCAGTAATGAGCTATATGAAGAAGCATTTGCTATATTCAGGAAATTTGATGTTAATACTTCAGCAATTCAG GTGCTGATTGAGCACATTGGCAACTTAGACCGTGCTTATGAATTTGCAGAGAGATGTAATGAACCAGCAGTCTGGAGCCAGCTAGCCAGAGCACAGCTCCAGAAGGACTTGGTGAAAGAAGCCATTGACTCCTACATAAAGGCAGATGATCCTTCTGCCTACATGGAGGTTGTTCAAGCAGCTAATAGAAACG ATAACTGGGAGGACCTAGTCAAGTTCTTACAGATGGCCAGGAAGAAGGCTAGAGAATCTTATGTAGAGACAGaacttatttttgctttggctaAAACTAATCGTCTGTCAGAACTGGAGGAGTTTATTAGTGGCCCTAATAACGCCCATATACAACAG GTTGGTGATCGCTGTTATGAAGAGGGGATGTATGAAGCAGCAAAATTACTCTATAACAACGTATCTAACTTTGCTCGCCTGGCATCTACCTTGGTGCACCTTGGAGAGTATCAGGCGGCAGTGGACAGTGGCCGCAAAGCCAACAGCACAAGGACTTGGAAAGAG GTATGCTTTGCCTGTGTGGATGGAAAAGAATTCCGCTTGGCACAGATCTGTGGCTTACACATAGTCATCCATGCTGATGAACTTGAAGAGCTGATCAGTTACTATCAG gATCGTGGCTACTTTGAAGAACTGATTGCCCTTTTGGAAGCTGCTTTGGGCCTAGAGCGTGCTCACATGGGAATGTTTACTGAACTTGCCATCTTATACTCCAAATTCAAGCCTCAGAAAATGAGGGAACATCTGGAGCTCTTCTGGTCTAGAGTTAATATTCCAAAG GTGCTCAGAGCTGCAGAACAGGCTCATCTCTGGGCAGAACTTGTATTCCTCTATGACAAGTATGAGGAGTATGACAATGCAATAATTACTATGATGAACCATCCCACTGATGCCTGGAAAGAAGGGCAGTTTAAAGACATAATTGCTAAG GTGGCCAATGTGGAGCTGTACTACAAAGCCTTGCAGTTCTACTTGGACTACAAACCTCTGCTGATCAACGATCTCCTGCTTGTATTATCTCCACGACTGGATCACACCAGGACAGTCAATTTTTTCTCAAAG GTTAATCAGCTACTTCTAGTAAAGCCTTATCTGCGTTCAGTCCAGAACCACAACAACAAAGGAGTTAACGAAGCTCTAAACAACCTTTTAACAGAGGAGGAAGATTACCAG GGTTTGAGAGCTTCCATTGATGCCTATGACAACTTTGATAACATAACATTGGCTCAGCGTCTGGAAAAGCATGAACTAATTGAGTTTAGGCGTATTGCGGCATACTTGTATAAGGGTAACAACCGCTGGAAACAGAGTGTGGAGCTATGCAAGAAAGACCGTCTGTATAAG GATGCTATGCAGTATGCTGCAGAGTCCAAAGATGCAGAGCTAGCTGAGAAACTGCTTCAGTGGTTCCTAGAAGAAGGCAAGCAGGAGTGCTTTGCAGCCTGCCTTTTCACATGTTATGACTTGCTGCACCCAGATGTAGTCCTTGAGTTGGCATGGAGGCATAACATCATGGACTTTGCAATGCCTTATTTCATCCAAGTGATGAGAGAGTACCTTACCAAA GTTGATGGGCTGTTCTATAAG GTGGATAAACTTGATGCTTCTGAAAGCctaagaaaagaagaggaacaAGTAACTGAACCCACTCCAATAGTATTTG GCCAACAGTTGATGTTAACAGCAGGTCCCAGTGCAGTACCTCCCCAGGCAAACTTCCCATATGGATACACAGCACCAGGATTCACCCAGCCGCCTGTTTATGGTTTCAATATGTAA
- the CLTCL1 gene encoding clathrin heavy chain 2 isoform X6: MAQILPIRFQEHFQLQNLGINPANIGFSTLTMESDKFICIREKVGEQAQVVIIDMSDPTTPIRRPISAESAIMNPASKVIALKAGKTLQIFNIEMKSKMKAHTMAEEVIFWKWISVNTVALVTETAVYHWSMEGESQPQKMFDRHASLAGCQIINYRTDEHQKWLLLIGISAQQNRVVGAMQLYSVDRKVSQPIEGHAAAFAEFKIEGNAKPSTLFCFAVRSPAGGKLHIIEVGQPATGNQPFVKKAVDVFFPPEAQTDFPVAMQIGIKHGVIYLITKYGYIHMYDLESGVCIYMNRISADTIFVTAPHEPTSGIIGVNKKGQVLSVCVEEDNIVNYATNVLQNPDLGLRMAIRSNLAGAEELFARKFNTLFAQGSYADAAKVAASAPKGILRTSDTIRKFQSVPAQPGQASPLLQYFGILLDQGQLNKFESLELCRPVLQQGRKQLLEKWLKEDKLECSEELGDLVKTADPTLALSVYLRANVPNKVIQCFAETGQFQKIVLYAKKVGYTPDWIFLLRSVMRVSPEQGLQFSQMLVQDEEPLANINQIVDVFMENSLIQQCTSFLLDALKNNRPAEGHLQTRLLEMNLIHAPQVADAILGNQMFTHYDRAHIAQLCEKAGLLQRALEHYTDLYDIKRAVVHTHLLNPEWLVNFFGSLSVEDSVECLRAMLSANIRQNLQLCVQVASKYHEQLGTQSLVELFESFKSYEGLFYFLGSIVNFSQDPDVHFKYIQAACKTGQIKEVERICRESNCYNPERVKNFLKEAKLTDQLPLIIVCDRFDFVHDLVLYLYRNNLQKYIEIYVQKVNPSRIPAVVGGLLDVDCSEDVIKNLIMVVRGQFSTDELVAEVEKRNRLKLLLPWLESRIHEGCEEPATHNALAKIYIDSNNNPERFLRENPYYDSRVVGKYCEKRDPHLACVAYERGQCDLELIKVCNENSLFKSEARYLVRRKDPELWANVLEENNPFRRQLIDQVVQTALSETQDPEEVSVTVKAFMTADLPNELIELLEKIVLDNSVFSEHRNLQNLLILTAIKADRTRVMEYINRLDNYDAPDIANIAISNELYEEAFAIFRKFDVNTSAIQVLIEHIGNLDRAYEFAERCNEPAVWSQLARAQLQKDLVKEAIDSYIKADDPSAYMEVVQAANRNDNWEDLVKFLQMARKKARESYVETELIFALAKTNRLSELEEFISGPNNAHIQQVGDRCYEEGMYEAAKLLYNNVSNFARLASTLVHLGEYQAAVDSGRKANSTRTWKEVCFACVDGKEFRLAQICGLHIVIHADELEELISYYQDRGYFEELIALLEAALGLERAHMGMFTELAILYSKFKPQKMREHLELFWSRVNIPKVLRAAEQAHLWAELVFLYDKYEEYDNAIITMMNHPTDAWKEGQFKDIIAKVANVELYYKALQFYLDYKPLLINDLLLVLSPRLDHTRTVNFFSKVNQLLLVKPYLRSVQNHNNKGVNEALNNLLTEEEDYQGLRASIDAYDNFDNITLAQRLEKHELIEFRRIAAYLYKGNNRWKQSVELCKKDRLYKDAMQYAAESKDAELAEKLLQWFLEEGKQECFAACLFTCYDLLHPDVVLELAWRHNIMDFAMPYFIQVMREYLTKVDGLFYKVDKLDASESLRKEEEQVTEPTPIVFAKKNMAVLKCAAILEALLKRHSANKHLEVAGQQLMLTAGPSAVPPQANFPYGYTAPGFTQPPVYGFNM; encoded by the exons CTGGGAAAACACTTCAGATCTTTAACATTGAgatgaaaagtaaaatgaaagccCACACGATGGCAGAGGAAGTGATCTTCTGGAAATGGATATCTGTGAATACAGTTGCCTTGGTGACAGAGACAGCAGTCTACCACTGGAGCATGGAGGGAGAATCGCAACCCCAAAAGATGTTTGACAGGCATGCTAGTCTTGCGGGCTGCCAAATCATCAATTACAGAACAGATGAACACCAAAAATGGCTGCTGCTGATAGGAATTTCAGCACAG caAAATCGTGTGGTTGGTGCAATGCAGCTGTACTCAGTTGATAGAAAAGTCTCCCAACCTATAGAGGGCCATGCAGCAGCTTTTGCAGAATTCAAAATAGAGGGAAATGCCAAACCTTCTACcctcttctgttttgctgtgaGGAGTCCTGCAGGGGGCAAG CTACACATAATTGAAGTAGGTCAGCCAGCTACTGGAAATCAGCCATTTGTTAAGAAAGCTGTTGATGTGTTTTTCCCACCTGAGGCACAGACAGACTTTCCTGTGGCAATGCAG ATTGGAATTAAGCATGGTGTTATCTACCTGATCACAAAGTATGGATATATTCACATGTATGACTTGGAGTCTGGAGTGTGCATCTACATGAACCGTATTAGTGCTGATACTATCTTTGTCACAGCTCCTCATGAACCTACCTCAGGCATTATTGGTGTGAATAAAAAAGGACAG GTGCTTTCTGTATGTGTTGAGGAAGACAACATAGTGAACTATGCTACGAATGTTCTCCAGAATCCTGACTTGGGCCTGCGTATGGCTATACGTAGTAATCTAGCTGGGGCAGAGGAATTATTTGCTAGAAAGTTCAACACACTGTTTGCTCAAGGAAGCTATGCAGATGCTGCTAAAGTAGCTGCATCTGCACCAAAG GGAATTCTACGTACCAGTGATACAATCAGAAAGTTCCAGAGTGTACCAGCTCAGCCTGGGCAGGcctctcccctgctccagtaCTTTGGAATATTGCTTGACCAGGGACAGCTGAACAAGTTTGAGTCTCTGGAGCTCTGTCGCCCTGTCCTACAGCAGGGCCGCAAGCAGCTTCTGGAAAAGTGGCTGAAGGAAGACAAG CTGGAGTGCTCAGAGGAGCTGGGAGACTTGGTGAAGACAGCTGACCCAACCCTTGCACTCAGTGTCTATCTTCGTGCTAATGTGCCAAACAAAGTGAttcagtgctttgctgaaacCGGTCAATTCCAGAAAATAGTGCTGTATGCTAAAAAG GTTGGCTATACCCCAGACTGGATCTTCTTACTGAGAAGTGTGATGAGAGTCAGTCCAGAGCAAGGCCTGCAGTTCTCTCAGATGCTGGTACAGGATGAGGAGCCACTGGCTAACATTAACCAG ATTGTGGATGTGTTCATGGAGAACAGTCTTATTCAGCAGTGCACGTCCTTTCTGCTGGATGCCCTGAAAAATAACCGCCCTGCAGAAGGCCACCTTCAGACTCGTCTCCTGGAAATGAATTTGATTCATGCCCCGCAG GTTGCAGATGCCATTCTTGGAAACCAAATGTTTACACACTATGATCGTGCTCATATTGCCCAGTTGTGTGAGAAGGCAGGCTTGCTCCAGCGAGCTTTGGAACACTACACGGATCTCTATGATATTAAACGTGCTGTTGTTCATACTCACCTCTTGAATCCTGAG TGGCTTGTGAACTTCTTTGGCTCTCTCTCAGTTGAAGACTCTGTGGAGTGTTTGCGTGCCATGCTGTCAGCCAACATTAGGCAAAACCTACAACTCTGTGTACAAGTTGCTTCTAAATACCATGAGCAGCTTGGTACCCAGTCTCTTGTGGAGCTTTTTGAATCTTTCAAAAGCTATGAAG GACTGTTCTATTTCTTGGGTTCCATTGTAAACTTCAGCCAGGATCCAGATGTTCACTTCAAGTACATCCAGGCAGCTTGCAAGACTGGTCAGATAAAGGAAGTGGAAAGAATCTGCCGTGAAAGTAACTGCTATAACCCAGAACGGGTGAAGAACTTTCTGAAG GAGGCAAAGCTCACTGACCAGCTTCCTCTGATCATTGTCTGTGATCGATTTGACTTTGTTCATGACCTGGTGCTCTACTTATATCGCAATAATCTGCAGAAGTATATAGAGATCTATGTACAGAAG GTGAATCCTAGCCGTATACCAGCGGTGGTTGGAGGGCTTCTTGATGTGGATTGTTCTGAAGATGTCATTAAGAACTTGATCATGGTGGTTAGAGGCCAGTTCTCAACAGATGAGCTGGTGgctgaagtggaaaaaagaaatcg GCTTAAGTTGCTGTTGCCGTGGCTTGAATCAAGGATTCATGAAGGCTGTGAAGAACCTGCGACTCATAATGCCTTGGCCAAAATCTACATtgacagtaataataatccAGAGCGGTTCCTTCGTGAGAATCCTTACTATGACAGCCGGGTAGTTGGCAAATACTGTGAAAAGAGGGACCCTCATCTGGCCTGTGTTGCTTATGAGAGGGGGCAGTGTGATCTGGAACTCATAAAG GTCTGCAATGAGAACTCACTGTTTAAGAGTGAGGCTCGCTATCTGGTGCGCAGGAAGGACCCTGAGCTCTGGGCAAAtgttctggaagaaaacaaCCCGTTCAGGCGGCAGCTTATTGACCAG GTTGTCCAAACAGCTTTATCAGAGACACAGGATCCAGAGGAAGTTTCTGTAACTGTTAAAGCTTTCATGACGGCTGACCTGCCTAATGAATTGATTGAGTTATTGGAAAAAATTGTCTTGGATAATTCTGTATTCAGTGAACACAG GAATCTCCAGAATCTGCTGATCCTGACTGCCATTAAGGCTGACCGCACTCGTGTGATGGAATACATCAATCGACTGGATAACTATGATGCCCCAGATATCGCAAACATTGCCATCAGTAATGAGCTATATGAAGAAGCATTTGCTATATTCAGGAAATTTGATGTTAATACTTCAGCAATTCAG GTGCTGATTGAGCACATTGGCAACTTAGACCGTGCTTATGAATTTGCAGAGAGATGTAATGAACCAGCAGTCTGGAGCCAGCTAGCCAGAGCACAGCTCCAGAAGGACTTGGTGAAAGAAGCCATTGACTCCTACATAAAGGCAGATGATCCTTCTGCCTACATGGAGGTTGTTCAAGCAGCTAATAGAAACG ATAACTGGGAGGACCTAGTCAAGTTCTTACAGATGGCCAGGAAGAAGGCTAGAGAATCTTATGTAGAGACAGaacttatttttgctttggctaAAACTAATCGTCTGTCAGAACTGGAGGAGTTTATTAGTGGCCCTAATAACGCCCATATACAACAG GTTGGTGATCGCTGTTATGAAGAGGGGATGTATGAAGCAGCAAAATTACTCTATAACAACGTATCTAACTTTGCTCGCCTGGCATCTACCTTGGTGCACCTTGGAGAGTATCAGGCGGCAGTGGACAGTGGCCGCAAAGCCAACAGCACAAGGACTTGGAAAGAG GTATGCTTTGCCTGTGTGGATGGAAAAGAATTCCGCTTGGCACAGATCTGTGGCTTACACATAGTCATCCATGCTGATGAACTTGAAGAGCTGATCAGTTACTATCAG gATCGTGGCTACTTTGAAGAACTGATTGCCCTTTTGGAAGCTGCTTTGGGCCTAGAGCGTGCTCACATGGGAATGTTTACTGAACTTGCCATCTTATACTCCAAATTCAAGCCTCAGAAAATGAGGGAACATCTGGAGCTCTTCTGGTCTAGAGTTAATATTCCAAAG GTGCTCAGAGCTGCAGAACAGGCTCATCTCTGGGCAGAACTTGTATTCCTCTATGACAAGTATGAGGAGTATGACAATGCAATAATTACTATGATGAACCATCCCACTGATGCCTGGAAAGAAGGGCAGTTTAAAGACATAATTGCTAAG GTGGCCAATGTGGAGCTGTACTACAAAGCCTTGCAGTTCTACTTGGACTACAAACCTCTGCTGATCAACGATCTCCTGCTTGTATTATCTCCACGACTGGATCACACCAGGACAGTCAATTTTTTCTCAAAG GTTAATCAGCTACTTCTAGTAAAGCCTTATCTGCGTTCAGTCCAGAACCACAACAACAAAGGAGTTAACGAAGCTCTAAACAACCTTTTAACAGAGGAGGAAGATTACCAG GGTTTGAGAGCTTCCATTGATGCCTATGACAACTTTGATAACATAACATTGGCTCAGCGTCTGGAAAAGCATGAACTAATTGAGTTTAGGCGTATTGCGGCATACTTGTATAAGGGTAACAACCGCTGGAAACAGAGTGTGGAGCTATGCAAGAAAGACCGTCTGTATAAG GATGCTATGCAGTATGCTGCAGAGTCCAAAGATGCAGAGCTAGCTGAGAAACTGCTTCAGTGGTTCCTAGAAGAAGGCAAGCAGGAGTGCTTTGCAGCCTGCCTTTTCACATGTTATGACTTGCTGCACCCAGATGTAGTCCTTGAGTTGGCATGGAGGCATAACATCATGGACTTTGCAATGCCTTATTTCATCCAAGTGATGAGAGAGTACCTTACCAAA GTTGATGGGCTGTTCTATAAG GTGGATAAACTTGATGCTTCTGAAAGCctaagaaaagaagaggaacaAGTAACTGAACCCACTCCAATAGTATTTG CCAAAAAAAACATGGCTGTCCTCAAGTGTGCTGCTATTTTAGAAGCCCTTCTGAAGAGGCATTCTGCTAACAAGCACCTAGAAGTGGCTG GCCAACAGTTGATGTTAACAGCAGGTCCCAGTGCAGTACCTCCCCAGGCAAACTTCCCATATGGATACACAGCACCAGGATTCACCCAGCCGCCTGTTTATGGTTTCAATATGTAA